In the Salvia splendens isolate huo1 chromosome 16, SspV2, whole genome shotgun sequence genome, TTGCATTTTCCACGTGTTATAAGCCCTTACTTACTGTATTTTAATACGTAGTGattgcatattttattttattattattagttttttatttgatgaaaaTAATGTCAATAAATGTTTAGCGAATGGAAAGAAGTGATAGAGGATCAAACTCATCAGAAATTAGACATAAATATATTTAGTTGTATTATTAAATATCTATATTTTTTAGGAATAGTAATATTTTGATTTAGAAAATGAGACTCCTTCCTTCCGTCTtttaaaagtatgaactatttatttattaattagtcCGTCTCTGAAAAGTATAAACTTTCTAATAttggaatagttaaacaacaacATTATTctacacattattttatttacctaCACTACTAACGATGTGAAGCACATTCTTCACTAATATTACGTACACTATTATTTATATaactatttcttttactttaccaattatatattaaaatttgtatcaaattaaatctgatggagtagtatttttcaggaactattttttatggaatgAACATTAAATAGGCACACTATGTGTTGAGTTGTGTATGCAACTGGCATCAATGCTATCATGGCATGTGATGCGAATTTTTTATACTTCTAACTTTTGGAATTTATGATAgtttgtagtattatttatatatacttGCAGACCTTATCTGCTTTGTTTGCAGCGCACTGCAAGGGGTGGTGAAGGCAAAAATAAGATGTACTGATAATAACTCgtagaaataaaaaatcatcCTTCATGAGATTTTAACTATGATGTTATATCCATCTTTTAATAAGATGTACTGATAATAAATCTTCACCACCTATGGCTGAAAATAGTTAGATTCTTACCTGATGAATGCATGCAATGCGACATTAAGCTTCGAATTCTTACTTTGGTTGAAGTTAAGTTACTATAAATGAAAAAACTATATTTTCAATGCAATActttcatatttaaaaaaaatgtaacgcATTTTTATGAGTAAAGTTACAACACATTGGAATTGAATATGTAAAGTGGGTTTCGATATCATGAAATCAATTACGAAAATTGTGCGAATCAGCGACTAGTCGAATAGAGATTTTTGGGAGATTTGTAGATATtcatgattatttaatttttcaactACTTCAGCTTACTGTAatgattttaataattaattctgTGGTCGAAACAAACAGACAACATCACGAGTAATTCACGTGTGCTTGAAAGGGACGAATCCCCACGTTGCATTGATATTACACGTCATTTTGCATGCCCcttccaaaataaaaatgaatcaaatcttCTGAATTTATATGAAATACAATTTCGAAATTATGTACATATGataacaatttcaattttcgGTTGACTTTCCAATCTGTACCCgcttacaaattttttttatgccCAATATTTTTTATAACTATATTCTAAGGTATATTTATAATACTTATATCATCTATTAGTATTACTATAAAGTAggtattattaaaattttaatctgAAAACTTCTATACGATCCCGCGCTCTCTGCCCTCTCCTACAACCAAGGTGGACGCGGGAACAATCAATGATAgggctatttttaaaaaactttatttttaatgtaattataTATGTGATAATTTTGTTCATTATTAGAAACTTTTGTATAAGAATTTACATAaaattgatataaattttaaaaaaattgcaaaaggaaaaaaaaagatgtAGCCTCTAAAGCTTTCTATGTGTGTCCGCGTACACCTTCAACGTGCCAGATCGGACCATACCGTCACTTCGTGGTTCGATCCTATTTGTTGTACAAGATGTGGATGCCCTAAAATGATCAGCATGGTGAATACATGAATTTAGTCTAATCTTTAATATGGCTTGATGAAACTTTTTAATAgaacattagagcatccacaaccgtgctcttgccagcggcacggttgtgggcccgaccccactttttctgcctgctctctggcaagaacacaacacccacagctgtgctcttccgcaaggacgagcacaattaatttaaaattcaattacacaaaaacatttccataatactaaaattcattaaaaaaccacaataaatattacaaattacaaataaaataaaaaagacataattaaaatcctaaaaattaaaaattacataattaaaatcctaaaaattaaaaattacataattaaactcctaaaataaaaaattacatgattattggctaatattacccgaggaagactacgcatccggcggcaccaaccccaaatgttttttgagacccaatatcatgttctcgtgcgtttgaagttgcgtgggggtcatagttgacctatcggccatattgagttgggccaaaagggcccacaacgagttgttcgggggtggaggtggaacatagggtgcgggctcgggggcgggggccgatggagtcgcggagcgccggcggtcggccgccgccttATTCCTTCCTTgaggtcggcgttgggaaccgcttggtccggcgtcggggctacccaagttagctcctgcgagttggctagccacttcttcggagccggagtcggatagggataccgaccttgaccgtttggaggggccgctagaggaggatgttacgccgccgctcccggcattccgcgactcctggaggaaatagccattgaacttgccaatttcttcgttggctcggccgatgcagttgcgcaccatactctcgttgcgctcgatcgttcccggcggtcggtttgcattgtaccggcgagagacgcgccaccaaaagtgatcgccggattggttcgtgccaaccgccgcatcttcggagatttcgaagtacgccttgaacaatttatccatctccgccggagtgtacggtgtgcggacaccggtgcgagtaggaggagtcggagtttgggaaggggcggtcgacctaggctccggtgtccacccgtatcgcccttcggaggcaccttggtcgtcgattgggtatggccggtagccacccggaacggccgaatcttgggtgagaggaggggccgaatattccatttccggactaggaaacggttgtcccCCAAACCATTgagggttccaaccgtgagagggcgggttgtcatcgccttggccggacattgttagggtatgagagaatgaagatgaaaatggatatgggagaatgaagatgagaatggatattggagaatgaagatgagaattgtgtagtttgatgtgaatttttttgtgtgaaaatgagggtatttatagatgaaagtgtgtattttgggggggggaaataaaaaaataataaaaaaaaagtgtaaaaaacagtaataaacggttataatttttttgggaagtgaatttttttttttttatcggtttttttaattaaaaccgatttaaataaaaatttttttttgaaggcAATgactatgccgttgcccaatcccgtgccgccacgtcagctgctcgctggcgcggcgcgagcgcagcggcggcggtccttcgccttgccagcggcgcggacggcggtggcgaccgtcgccaccgttgcggatgctcttaatgcagtttttatttatatttttgtctaGTTCATTAGATTCACACCGAACTTGAAAAGACGCCCGATCGATTGGCCTAAGATGGAAATAGCATGTCATCTTTGGCTTCACAAATGTGCTTTTTTGATGTCGAAAATCTATTTCAGGGATAAGATATTGATAccaagtttttttatttttttatttttttgtatttttctcaAAAAACTTTAGATATTGATACCAAGTTCCAAGTCTTgagattaatatttttataattaaatttagcATATAGTCATGCTAAATCAATAAGAAACTCATGACATGTACTTTCAGTCTTTTCAGTTTTGTTTTTCTATTATGTAACttttaatgttattattttaattattcaacTTTTAGTTATATTATTGCAATTGAGTGATAATAAACaaccaaattttgtacaaccaaaataagattatattagtaattttaatgtattaattatatattaaaataataaatgtagttAATGACTAAATTAAAAAGATTTTATTAGTCTTCGgcctcatttttaattttttattgttatagtTGAATTATCTCTCTAttgtttttcaaatttgaattaaagtaagcattaattacattttatgttccaaaaaagtaaaaaaatagagtgatgctaaatggtcatataaagagttaatttagtccatttacatatataaaaaattagaattaccgatataaccTTATATGCGTGTGAATGAACTTGTGAGTTggtacttatctttgaatttcattatgtaaaacacattaatatcacgaattactgtatacgttgagcaacaatcaagaaatgacagtagtaataagttgagcaaaaactacgaaagagcagcAGTAACATACTGatcaacaaaaaatgaaaaggatataaaagtaaaatcaagtagtattaaactgAAATCAATTTATGGTTGGCCATAATATGGCCACGTAGCTTTATTCTAAAATAAATTCACAGGTTGATCAAGATTTTCATCAGAAATACATTTTAACCCCTAAATATTTAATTCTAAGTAAAAATCTAATAATTCAAGCGGAATTTGACTAATTTCTTTTTGATAATATTTTGCTAGTTCCACCTTTAGAAGTGTAACGTAGATGATAAAACGAAATTAAGTTAGTCAGGCATTTTCTTTCAACCAATAGTTTATTAGTTTAAATATGTATGTGCAATGCTAAAGGTCATTCTAAATCTAATCCTTATTGACATTTTACTCTGTTAATCATAAAAACATCCACTTTCATAATAGACATGTAAAAACTACTGATATTCAAGTGAAGAGATAAAAAGACCGTTGAAAGTGATAAAATTTGCTGAAAATGAAATCATAGTAAGCCTGACATTTGGTTGTTGACCCTTCACGGCGCCGAAGAACATTATGTTTTTCAATGAAACAATATCGTTACTCTTTATGAATAGACAATATTGTTAAACCCATCATTAGTGACATCAATAGACAATATTGTTAAACCCATCGTTAGTGACATCAATATATGATTTTTTCGATTGCCAAATCCTAAACGTAcaattccaccaaaaaaatgtcACGGGATAATTGAATTCGATCTATAGTGCCAAAACATAATTACTATCATATTAGACAAAAATGTGGATGGAAATAGCCGGTGACCCAACGCGATCAACTATGGTGGTGGGTCAAATTAAACAAAGgctattttaaatttcaatatttgtGTACGAATCTAATATCAATTGGTTCAATTTCAGATTATGTCTGCTTAATGTTGGCCGAAAATAGGGTTGAGTTCTAATTACAGAAAAAGAAATATCATTTATTTCATTGTCAACTTCAAAAGTCTATGTTCAAATTACAAAATAGTTAGTAGTAGGAGTTTGTCATACATGCAGCCTTTTCTACTTGTTATAGAAATAGTTGTAGCATATTAAATACTTTTGTATCTTAGTTATATAACAGTTAGCTCTAATAACCAGTAATTAactagaaataaaaattaaatgataaaatatttatttatttcataattggGTATGATCAAACCTGGTTAACCTTTATTTATTGAAAGTGATACATAACTAACTGGGACAAAAAATGGAATAGAAGATTTCAAGGAAAAATTATAACATAAGCTCGTGACTTAAATGCGGTTTTCTGTaatcttaattatttttatttgacaTTATTTTCACATACTTAATTCATACTATATACACATTTCTCCATGATAGGACTTGTTTGAGATATAATTTAAGGAGTACTGAAAAACGAAAAGGAGTACTGATTTATACATAcatgttaattaaataaaaaaaatgtatgatcaaattttctttaatataaaGTACAGCAATTATTATTATGAATATGACGCAAAATCTTCTTTGAAGGTACAAAGCCATAGTTATTTACTACAGTTCTCTTAAAATTACATTACAATTATAaagaataaatgaaataaaCCATAAACAATAAGATGGCATAAATCACAAACGGCTCCTTTTCATAATATGAAGGAGGGTTGAAGTTTTCGACCCGATTAACCAATCACGGAGGGGCTTAAGTCCCGACCAAGCAATTTTCTTTTCGAATCGAAGAAGGTCCAATCCTCCAAGATTATCAATAGTTGCTCACATACTGAGCCAAGAATTGCACACATATTTCGTTAGACCACCCAAGGTTATTCTCCATGCTCTAGTGAACCTTCGAGGCTGGTGATGATCAATGTTGATCTATTTTGGTAGGCTCATCGATTAGGGTTCTCGAGTTCTCCTTCCCGAGCCCATCATGTTGCATGGAATCTTCTTCTGGAGCTGCCATTGAGCCCTGATCATATATAGAACAGCAACTAATCTGATTGCTAAGCCACAAAACAGTTGCATATTAGGAATTCAAAGTATATGGTGTGTACCTTAGAGCTTGTAGGCTCAAGTGTTGATTGTATCTTACGAGCGAGTTGATCCACGCCCTCATCGTTCTAGACAATGAAACAGAGTCTGTTACAGTTTCAGATGATCTAATATCTCAACTACCACAGATTGATGTTTCGTATTGAGAGCTTATGGAAGACATTACCTTATCATTCGCCACAGATTCAACGTATTCCACCTTCACCCTGCTAGGCGCTTGATTGCTGTATATACGGGAGAAAGAGAACGTACATTACGATAAGCAGTAAATTGGAAGTGTTTTAGCACAGAAAAGAACTATACCGTCTATAGTCAATGTTTGTGTTAGAATCAGGATGCTGTCTTTCATCTTTATCCTCTTCATCTTCGTCAACCTACATCGACAGCTTTTATGAGAACTGACATAACCATACATGCCATTTTTGGTTCATACATGTAAATCGCGTGGTTACATTATAGAAATAAAGATGTTTAATGACATGTGACTAGTTTTGTTAATGAATCATCACTCATTAAGGTAAAAACAAAAAGCTATTGTAACTGAAACAGAAGATATGGAGATAAAACCTCACGACTGAATAAATCATCGGTAGAAAGAACATACCTCAGGTAGTTCCGTATTGGGTGGTCGCTCCTGAAACTGGACACTTGGAGCATGCTGAAGCCTTGACAGATTCATAAGAAGCTCTGCTCTTATTTCTTCGAGCATGTCCCGGCAGTTTTTGTTTTCCATGTTACTCGGAGCAATATGGAGATTGTAGTCTGGGCCATAGTACTCTATATATTCATGCCGTGGCATCTGATCATCGACCTCCACCCCAAGTGCCACTCCAGTCTgctaaaaaaaacagaaataaattacGACATTCAACAAACGACAGAAGATGACTATTGATTCTGTCTCTTTTTGTAACAGAAACACAGCATACCTCATAACACCAACAACGAGCAACATTTCGTATCGTGTAGCCACCTCCACCGAGTAAAAGAAGGGGCACGTTGAAAGATCTCATAAATCTGACGCACTCTGCATGACCTTTAACCGAGAGATTGAAGCAGCCTAACCTATCCCCGGATAGAGAATCAGCCCCACATTGTAAGACCACTGCCCCAGGCCTAAAAACTTCCATTACCTTACTAATAATTGGCTTAAATAAGGATTGATAGCTTTCATCATCGATCCCATCATCCAACGGAACATTAAGTGCGTAATATTTCCCCTTTCCGAATCCAAAATCTCTTATGTCCCCAGTGCCAGGAAAATAATCTCCAAATTTATGAAAGGAAACAGTCATGACTCTGTCAGTTATATAAAATGCCTCTTCAACTCCATCACCATGATGAATGTCGATGTCCACGTATAAAACACGCTGCATTAGGAGAACATACCACATAGATATGAGAACATGATCCGATCGAGAGGATCAAACCATAATCCTTTACAAGTCTCTTTTATCTTGTACGACACTTAGCAAAGCATTTTCGAATGAGTTTGAATACAGAAGGGTGTGTTACCTCATGAGTTTTAAGGAGTTCCAAAATGGCAAGCACTATATCGTTGACGTAGCAGAAACCAGAGGCCTCACATTTTTTGGCATGGTGCAACCCGCCAGCCCAATTTATGGCAATGTCACAATGTCCGTGATTTAACTTCACGGCCCCACCGATGGATCCTCCTGCGTAAGTCTGACAGAAGTTATAAAGGCCGTCAAAAACAGGGCAGTCTTCTCCAACATTGAACCTCTTCAGCTGCCTCATTTGATCTTGTTGCGTCTCTGGGGTGATTCTTCTCAAGAAAGACACATAATCGTCTGCGTGAAACCTGCAAAGATCCTTCTCTCGTGCAGGGTTGGGCTTCAAAACATGCATATTTTGTAGCAACCCGTATTGTGAAAGAAGAGCATGAGTCATCCGCATTCTATGGGGCTTCATCGGATGACCCTGGCCGTAATAGTAATTTCCAACCTCAGGGTCGTAGAAGTAGCACACTTTTCTTTTCGTTCCGTCTGCTCCAGATGGTAAAGAGTTACCCCCAGTATCCATTAGCCTGTACATGAAAAAATAAGGTATGCAACTCAAGAAACGGAATTTACCGAAAGGAGATGAAGAAAGCTAAACTGAATCTGAGGTATGACAAGATGAAATCAGAAGGCATTTATTGAACATCAAATATCAACAGAAACTACGGTGGTTGGAAGTCACCGAGAATAAAATTCTGATGGGGTAGTTAAACATTTCCAGATTGGAATTTGAAGGTCAAAATCCATCAACTTCAAAACACCTTCTAAAGGAAATGAGATACTTCAAAACACCTTCTAAAGTAAGCTGAATGAGAGGTATCACACTTTGAGTCATACTAAATGTTGAAAAGAACAAAACTATTGGAAAacaatgacaaaaaaaaactgTGCTATCAAAATATACAAGTTTGAACAAACAGAACCACTCAGAGATGGACATGTTGGTTAAAACTCAAGCAGGACAACCAGCGGGGCACAGCAAGAATGCAGAAGATAAGGTAGCTTAACTGAACTGATTCAAAGATATCAAGATTAAAACAATCAACTGTTAAACATGGCTCTCCCATTCGTTAACTATAAGGCGTTTTAGATAatcaaaatataagaaaaataataatccaGCACACAACTTAAGACAAAAAGATCGATGAAAAGACAGAGGCAGCAAGTACTGTTCCTAGACAATACACAAACAAATACCTATTTGCAGAAAGGAACAATGGTAGCATCTCCTAAAAAGGAAGACAGTGACCCTTCAAGGTCTTTCCACCAGTCCTCATATGATATCGGTGTGACttgaatttcatatttttaggCAAAAGATCCTCTATGTCCTAATTAAGCTAGTGTCTTAATCTGGAGGGCTTATGCTCTCCAGCAATTAGATTCCCTAAGACAAAGGTGCAAATATATTTGTTATTTCCTCATTCAGAAGGAAGTTTGTAGCATAAGATCAATCAATAGTTCTTGCCAAGTAAAAACAAAGATAAGATCATAACAAAGTTGCAATTTACATAGTTGATGGTTCGACTTGGTGTCTACGACAGTACGACTCTACCACAGTAAC is a window encoding:
- the LOC121769926 gene encoding histone deacetylase 19-like isoform X1 — translated: MLPLFLSANRLMDTGGNSLPSGADGTKRKVCYFYDPEVGNYYYGQGHPMKPHRMRMTHALLSQYGLLQNMHVLKPNPAREKDLCRFHADDYVSFLRRITPETQQDQMRQLKRFNVGEDCPVFDGLYNFCQTYAGGSIGGAVKLNHGHCDIAINWAGGLHHAKKCEASGFCYVNDIVLAILELLKTHERVLYVDIDIHHGDGVEEAFYITDRVMTVSFHKFGDYFPGTGDIRDFGFGKGKYYALNVPLDDGIDDESYQSLFKPIISKVMEVFRPGAVVLQCGADSLSGDRLGCFNLSVKGHAECVRFMRSFNVPLLLLGGGGYTIRNVARCWCYEQTGVALGVEVDDQMPRHEYIEYYGPDYNLHIAPSNMENKNCRDMLEEIRAELLMNLSRLQHAPSVQFQERPPNTELPEVDEDEEDKDERQHPDSNTNIDYRRNQAPSRVKVEYVESVANDKNDEGVDQLARKIQSTLEPTSSKGSMAAPEEDSMQHDGLGKENSRTLIDEPTKIDQH
- the LOC121769926 gene encoding histone deacetylase 19-like isoform X2 — encoded protein: MLPLFLSANRLMDTGGNSLPSGADGTKRKVCYFYDPEVGNYYYGQGHPMKPHRMRMTHALLSQYGLLQNMHVLKPNPAREKDLCRFHADDYVSFLRRITPETQQDQMRQLKRFNVGEDCPVFDGLYNFCQTYAGGSIGGAVKLNHGHCDIAINWAGGLHHAKKCEASGFCYVNDIVLAILELLKTHERVLYVDIDIHHGDGVEEAFYITDRVMTVSFHKFGDYFPGTGDIRDFGFGKGKYYALNVPLDDGIDDESYQSLFKPIISKVMEVFRPGAVVLQCGADSLSGDRLGCFNLSVKGHAECVRFMRSFNVPLLLLGGGGYTIRNVARCWCYETGVALGVEVDDQMPRHEYIEYYGPDYNLHIAPSNMENKNCRDMLEEIRAELLMNLSRLQHAPSVQFQERPPNTELPEVDEDEEDKDERQHPDSNTNIDYRRNQAPSRVKVEYVESVANDKNDEGVDQLARKIQSTLEPTSSKGSMAAPEEDSMQHDGLGKENSRTLIDEPTKIDQH